One Deinococcus sp. LM3 genomic region harbors:
- a CDS encoding serine hydrolase domain-containing protein — MPLLDAVRALAPYLPSWLEFQRDLARVPGVQVAVRVGGELAASFALGVANEATGEALTPGHLFRIASHSKTFTATAVFQLIEAGIVRLDDPAGHWLPELEGSPAAPMTVRELLGHQSGINRDGADSDYWQQLQPFPDRAALLDLCRAPEVFAPNTHFKYSNMGYSLLGLIVEAASRESYGDFVAAHITGPLGLRNLGPELPAAREPELAAGHSGRLAGNDARRVLPSSDTRAMAAATGFYGTAEDVTAYLSAHAPGRPELLSDRSKRLMQRKESEVTRPSRRWYGLGFILDEVNGRTLVGHSGGFPGHITQSWLDPQSGLSVSVLTNCLGGPATEWATNLVRLIDLASKVPAKAEADAPDTDLDSFTGRFATDWGVFDVVNLGGRLVSLVPQGDPGLSVTELTVVDADTLQPAPEAGFGAVGEAYHYQRDGAGQVEWVRQGGGRAWPVAAYRARVGLPPLPSLG, encoded by the coding sequence ATGCCTCTTCTTGATGCGGTGCGCGCCCTGGCCCCCTACCTGCCCTCCTGGCTGGAGTTCCAGCGGGATCTGGCGCGGGTGCCGGGCGTGCAGGTGGCGGTGCGGGTGGGTGGGGAGCTGGCGGCGTCGTTCGCGCTGGGCGTGGCGAATGAGGCGACGGGCGAGGCGCTGACGCCGGGGCACCTGTTCCGGATCGCGTCGCACTCGAAGACGTTCACGGCGACGGCTGTCTTTCAGCTGATCGAGGCCGGGATCGTACGCCTGGACGACCCGGCGGGTCACTGGCTGCCGGAGCTGGAGGGGTCGCCGGCGGCGCCCATGACGGTGCGGGAGTTGCTGGGGCACCAGTCGGGCATCAACCGGGACGGGGCGGACAGCGATTACTGGCAGCAGCTTCAGCCTTTCCCGGACCGGGCGGCGCTGCTGGACCTGTGCCGCGCGCCGGAGGTGTTCGCGCCGAACACGCATTTCAAGTACTCGAACATGGGGTACTCGCTGCTGGGCCTGATCGTCGAGGCGGCCAGCCGGGAATCGTACGGGGACTTCGTGGCGGCGCACATCACGGGGCCGCTGGGGCTGCGGAACCTGGGCCCGGAACTCCCGGCGGCGCGCGAGCCGGAACTGGCGGCGGGGCACAGCGGGCGACTGGCGGGGAACGACGCGCGGCGGGTACTGCCGTCCAGTGACACGCGGGCGATGGCAGCCGCCACGGGCTTCTACGGCACGGCGGAGGACGTGACGGCGTACCTGTCGGCGCACGCGCCGGGCCGCCCGGAACTGCTGTCAGACCGGTCGAAACGGCTGATGCAGAGGAAGGAATCGGAGGTCACGCGTCCGTCGCGGCGCTGGTACGGTCTGGGCTTCATCCTGGACGAGGTGAACGGGCGGACGCTGGTGGGGCATTCGGGCGGCTTTCCGGGGCACATCACGCAGTCGTGGCTGGACCCGCAGTCGGGGCTGTCGGTGTCGGTCCTGACGAACTGCCTGGGCGGCCCGGCGACCGAGTGGGCCACGAACCTCGTGCGGCTGATCGACCTGGCCTCGAAGGTACCCGCGAAGGCGGAGGCGGACGCACCGGACACCGACCTGGACAGCTTCACGGGCCGATTTGCCACCGACTGGGGCGTGTTCGACGTGGTGAACCTGGGGGGCCGCCTCGTGTCGCTGGTGCCGCAGGGCGACCCGGGCCTGAGTGTCACGGAACTGACCGTGGTGGACGCCGATACCCTGCAACCCGCGCCGGAAGCGGGATTCGGCGCGGTGGGCGAGGCGTACCACTACCAGCGGGACGGGGCCGGTCAGGTCGAGTGGGTGCGGCAGGGCGGCGGGCGGGCGTGGCCGGTCGCAGCGTACCGGGCGCGGGTGGGCCTGCCGCCCCTCCCCTCCCTGGGCTGA
- the alaS gene encoding alanine--tRNA ligase — translation MTGPLSTAQIREKYLQFFESKGHLHLPSYSTVAPDPTTLFTVAGMQPFKEQFMGAPAVFDGVASRRVTTAQKCVRVGDIENVGRTRRHLSLFEMMGNFSFGDYFKRDAIHWAWEFLTGAEWMGMDGSKLYVTIYEDDDEAFMYWTQEIGIDPSHVHRFGADENFWPADAPKEGPNGPCGPCSEIFYDRGPKYGDDSWADYAVTRESARFLEIWNLVFPQFDRQEPLADGTPVLRDLPFKNIDTGMGLERVASVVQDVPDFYSNDVFLPIVTRVAELSGQPYEGEVSVSHRVVAEHIRSVSMVIADGSVPSNTGRGYVVRKILRRACRHAYLLGLREPSLFRLVPIVVDRMGGAYPELRENLAKVEATVKAEEESFLRTLEGGIQRLGKLMSGMERGATLSGNDAFVLYDTYGFPVDLTKEIAEEYGISVDEAGYAESLENAQNLARAGSKYGKSELFGGNMEALDGLSPTVFVGYDDLQADGEVVALVGAGERLTHLSAGSEATVVLSRTPFYAEGGGEVGDTGRIEWDGGSAGKGWGIVRDTRKTPQGVFLHDVLVESGELKEGLSVRAVVSGERQAIQRHHTATHLLQSALRAVLGSGVQQKGSLVAADRLRFDFSHGAALSADEIAAVETLVSRWVSANFTVTWQEMPIADAKAAGATALFGEKYGETVRVVRVGGSVEYAGQTVSSMELCGGAHVTRTGDIGAFVILSDENVAAGVRRVEALAGEQATAWVRDRLNAAARAAALLNTSPDGLEARVTGLQTQLKAAEKETVTVRRQLAEAQMGGGAGGAAQTRELGSFKVAALKLAGIEGNELRGAADKLLDQSGADMVVLAGDKGLVVKATKEAVTRGAHAGQLIGKLAAAGGGKGGGRPDMAQAGITDAEAALAALDTAF, via the coding sequence ATGACTGGTCCGCTTTCTACCGCACAGATTCGCGAGAAGTACCTGCAGTTCTTCGAGAGTAAGGGGCATCTGCACCTGCCGAGTTACAGCACGGTCGCGCCGGATCCGACGACGCTGTTCACGGTGGCGGGCATGCAGCCGTTCAAGGAGCAGTTCATGGGTGCGCCGGCCGTGTTTGATGGCGTGGCCAGCAGGCGCGTGACGACGGCGCAGAAGTGCGTGCGGGTTGGGGATATCGAGAACGTGGGGCGCACGCGGCGGCACCTGAGTCTGTTCGAGATGATGGGGAACTTCAGTTTCGGGGATTACTTCAAGCGGGACGCGATTCACTGGGCGTGGGAGTTCCTGACGGGCGCCGAGTGGATGGGCATGGACGGCAGCAAGCTGTACGTGACGATCTACGAGGATGACGATGAGGCGTTCATGTACTGGACGCAGGAGATCGGGATTGACCCGAGCCACGTGCACCGCTTCGGGGCGGATGAGAACTTCTGGCCGGCGGACGCGCCGAAGGAGGGTCCGAACGGGCCGTGCGGGCCGTGCAGCGAGATCTTCTATGACCGTGGTCCGAAGTACGGGGATGACAGCTGGGCGGATTACGCGGTGACGCGTGAGAGTGCGCGGTTCCTGGAGATCTGGAATCTGGTGTTCCCGCAGTTCGACCGGCAGGAGCCGCTGGCGGACGGGACGCCCGTGCTGCGGGACCTGCCGTTCAAGAACATCGATACCGGGATGGGGCTGGAGCGCGTGGCGAGCGTGGTGCAGGACGTGCCGGACTTCTACAGTAACGACGTGTTCCTCCCGATCGTGACGCGCGTGGCGGAGCTGAGCGGGCAGCCGTACGAGGGTGAGGTGAGTGTGTCTCACCGCGTGGTGGCCGAGCACATCCGCAGCGTGAGCATGGTGATCGCGGACGGCAGCGTGCCCAGCAACACGGGGCGCGGGTACGTGGTCCGGAAGATTCTGCGCCGCGCATGCCGTCACGCGTACCTGCTGGGCCTGCGTGAGCCGAGCCTGTTCCGGCTCGTGCCGATCGTGGTGGACCGCATGGGCGGCGCGTACCCGGAACTGCGCGAGAACCTCGCGAAGGTCGAGGCGACCGTGAAGGCCGAGGAGGAGAGCTTCCTGCGGACGCTGGAGGGCGGCATTCAGCGCCTGGGCAAGCTGATGAGCGGCATGGAGAGGGGCGCGACCCTGTCCGGCAACGACGCGTTCGTGCTGTACGACACGTACGGGTTCCCGGTGGACCTGACGAAGGAGATCGCCGAGGAGTACGGGATCAGCGTGGATGAGGCCGGGTACGCGGAGAGCCTGGAGAACGCGCAGAACCTCGCACGGGCGGGCAGCAAGTACGGCAAGAGCGAGCTGTTCGGCGGGAATATGGAGGCGCTGGACGGCCTGTCGCCCACCGTGTTCGTCGGGTATGACGACCTGCAGGCGGACGGTGAGGTCGTGGCGCTGGTCGGTGCGGGCGAGCGCCTGACTCATCTGAGCGCCGGGAGCGAGGCGACAGTGGTGCTGTCGCGCACGCCGTTCTACGCCGAGGGTGGCGGCGAGGTGGGCGACACCGGGCGCATCGAGTGGGACGGGGGCAGCGCCGGCAAGGGCTGGGGCATCGTGCGCGACACCCGCAAGACGCCGCAGGGCGTGTTCCTGCACGACGTGCTGGTCGAGTCCGGCGAGCTGAAGGAGGGCCTGAGCGTGCGCGCCGTCGTATCCGGCGAGCGGCAGGCCATCCAGCGGCACCACACGGCCACGCACCTGCTGCAATCCGCGCTGCGGGCCGTGCTGGGAAGCGGCGTGCAGCAGAAAGGCTCGCTGGTCGCCGCTGACCGTCTGCGCTTCGACTTCTCGCACGGCGCGGCCCTGAGTGCCGACGAGATCGCGGCCGTGGAAACCCTGGTGAGCCGCTGGGTGAGCGCGAACTTCACGGTCACTTGGCAGGAGATGCCGATTGCGGACGCGAAGGCGGCGGGCGCGACCGCGCTGTTCGGCGAGAAGTACGGCGAGACCGTGCGGGTCGTGCGCGTGGGCGGCAGCGTGGAGTACGCCGGGCAGACCGTCAGTTCCATGGAACTGTGCGGCGGCGCGCACGTGACCCGCACCGGCGATATCGGCGCTTTCGTGATCCTGAGTGACGAGAACGTGGCCGCCGGGGTGCGCCGCGTGGAAGCCCTGGCGGGCGAGCAGGCCACCGCGTGGGTCCGCGATCGCCTGAACGCTGCCGCGCGGGCTGCCGCGCTGCTGAACACCAGCCCGGACGGCCTGGAAGCCCGCGTGACCGGCCTGCAGACGCAGCTGAAGGCCGCCGAGAAGGAAACCGTGACCGTCCGCCGTCAGCTGGCCGAGGCGCAGATGGGCGGCGGCGCCGGCGGAGCCGCGCAGACCCGCGAGCTGGGCAGCTTCAAGGTCGCCGCGCTGAAACTCGCGGGGATCGAAGGCAACGAACTGCGCGGCGCGGCCGACAAACTGCTCGACCAGAGCGGCGCGGACATGGTCGTCCTGGCGGGCGACAAGGGCCTGGTCGTGAAGGCCACCAAGGAAGCCGTGACGCGCGGCGCGCACGCCGGGCAACTGATCGGCAAGCTCGCCGCGGCGGGCGGCGGCAAGGGCGGCGGCCGCCCCGACATGGCGCAGGCGGGCATCACGGACGCCGAGGCGGCGCTGGCGGCACTCGACACGGCATTCTGA
- a CDS encoding glucosaminidase domain-containing protein has product MFDTREPKTGPSKAPKPKTPTPTTAPRPLKANQQRWERTFRGAAKGVTFQLRIIRRPDGHLSARYQATPGKGSGWHLEGQLRDDNTFTLKGTENKAEFQGKISPDGKTVISSFTNQTSAGAFQVPSLTLSAIPVSLPPTRIPATGVTQTPSVEHAETAAHTAHIERSEVSQNVINALNSSNYTPKTMGKKDRHDVFFNIVKSFRSLGVPHPELIAAQWATESSWGKSHSGKNNVFGIKEFDPNKPRTFVPTKEWDPKLQKLVNKTEPFADYKDYADAFIARANFTIDNPRYAKAGYFEAKNLKEAAYAIDRAGYANTGNPGSYAESLISIMVGCGVDVEKAGPAAAGAPRPQIPAEGNLAAQPSASPDQLDSLINLKSYKKIYTIKEINLARSLISKLQDDKLKGDLFEILQTKTPYRNQRNNQSIGLQSDNWTYKGRDGKTHWVVYAGKPIGDIMCNLTSLTMVLETLGIENPSSGQYEDFLENVRRKNSLPPRTTEGGWAGVARQLRARKTMHKEKFRGDYAEWKEEILPYLRNGNGVMMSLNGHIVRLQSIANNGVTVDDPYGRLPSLLNYSPNNVTGSYSGNLNSKTKESGVGEDTVFPWNQVSKFTFHWIAAFERS; this is encoded by the coding sequence ATGTTCGATACCCGAGAGCCAAAGACCGGACCCAGCAAAGCACCCAAACCCAAAACCCCCACCCCCACCACAGCGCCCCGCCCGCTGAAAGCCAACCAGCAACGCTGGGAACGCACCTTCCGGGGCGCGGCCAAAGGCGTCACCTTCCAGCTACGCATCATCCGCCGACCAGACGGCCACCTCAGCGCCCGCTACCAGGCCACGCCTGGCAAAGGCAGCGGCTGGCACCTTGAAGGGCAACTCCGCGACGACAACACCTTCACCCTGAAAGGCACTGAGAACAAAGCAGAATTTCAGGGAAAGATCAGCCCTGATGGAAAAACTGTCATCAGCAGTTTCACGAACCAAACTTCAGCTGGAGCATTCCAAGTTCCAAGTCTGACGCTTTCAGCTATTCCAGTTTCACTTCCTCCGACGCGCATTCCTGCAACGGGTGTAACTCAGACACCTTCCGTTGAACACGCCGAAACCGCCGCTCACACGGCGCATATAGAGAGATCCGAAGTCTCCCAAAATGTAATCAACGCTCTTAATTCTTCAAATTACACACCAAAAACAATGGGTAAGAAGGACAGGCATGATGTATTTTTTAATATCGTTAAATCATTCCGAAGTTTAGGGGTTCCGCATCCTGAGCTCATCGCTGCGCAGTGGGCCACTGAGTCCAGCTGGGGAAAATCACATTCGGGAAAAAATAATGTATTTGGGATTAAGGAATTTGACCCAAATAAACCTAGAACATTCGTACCGACAAAAGAGTGGGATCCAAAGCTTCAGAAATTAGTTAACAAAACGGAGCCTTTCGCTGATTATAAGGACTACGCAGATGCATTTATAGCCCGCGCAAATTTCACGATCGATAATCCGCGATATGCCAAAGCTGGATATTTCGAGGCTAAAAACTTGAAAGAGGCTGCATATGCGATAGATAGAGCTGGATATGCCAATACGGGTAATCCCGGATCATATGCAGAAAGTCTAATCTCGATTATGGTAGGGTGCGGAGTTGACGTTGAGAAAGCTGGACCTGCCGCCGCAGGCGCTCCCCGACCACAGATACCAGCCGAAGGCAATCTAGCTGCACAGCCCTCAGCATCTCCAGATCAGTTGGACAGTCTCATTAATCTCAAGTCATATAAAAAAATTTATACCATAAAGGAAATAAACTTAGCCCGCTCACTGATATCCAAGTTACAAGACGATAAGCTTAAGGGTGATTTGTTTGAAATACTCCAAACCAAAACACCCTATCGTAATCAAAGAAATAACCAGTCCATCGGACTACAATCAGACAATTGGACGTATAAAGGCCGGGATGGGAAGACTCATTGGGTAGTATATGCTGGCAAGCCCATCGGCGACATAATGTGTAACTTGACTTCCCTCACAATGGTTCTGGAAACGCTGGGGATTGAGAATCCTTCCAGCGGCCAATATGAAGACTTTTTAGAGAATGTGAGACGCAAAAATAGCTTGCCACCCAGGACAACTGAAGGCGGATGGGCAGGCGTCGCTCGCCAGCTTAGAGCAAGAAAGACAATGCACAAAGAAAAATTCAGAGGCGATTACGCCGAATGGAAAGAGGAAATCCTTCCATATCTAAGAAATGGCAATGGAGTTATGATGAGCCTGAACGGGCATATAGTTAGATTACAATCCATCGCAAACAATGGAGTCACAGTAGATGATCCTTATGGAAGATTACCCAGTCTTTTAAATTACAGCCCTAACAATGTAACAGGAAGCTATAGCGGAAATCTAAATAGCAAAACTAAGGAATCAGGAGTCGGCGAAGACACAGTTTTCCCATGGAATCAGGTCAGCAAGTTTACGTTTCATTGGATTGCCGCATTTGAGAGGAGCTGA
- a CDS encoding response regulator — translation MPRILVVDDDSAILKLVSVILSRAGHEVRTSTHPVEALDLLKVFTPDLVISDVVMPYMTGLEFLEKLRAHEQLSAIPFMLLSSHAERGDVRRGMNLGADDYLPKPFTPQDLTTAIDARLRRAGLTLQGESGMQAKGLGTAQVVWKGGAVSWVSRKALELFFYLLEHKEVTSWEAAEALWPEKDEARASSLFHTTLHRLRRSLSNEAVVSANRRYALASDLNPEYDVQRFELLAAQAEQGSLGLEELRELVTQYGHYLPGTDSPWADDVRSRLEQKQLSLLGVAARAATEAGRDRDAAQFHQRALAIDPMSEPDWQGLARALDTIGDPRARLAAQREAWWAVDLD, via the coding sequence ATGCCCCGCATCCTCGTGGTGGACGACGACTCTGCCATCCTCAAACTCGTCAGCGTGATCCTCTCCCGCGCCGGGCACGAGGTGCGCACCAGCACCCATCCCGTCGAAGCCCTCGACCTGCTGAAAGTGTTCACGCCGGACCTCGTGATCAGCGACGTGGTCATGCCGTACATGACCGGCCTGGAATTCCTGGAGAAACTCCGCGCGCACGAGCAACTGTCCGCCATTCCGTTCATGCTGCTCTCCAGCCACGCCGAACGCGGCGACGTGCGGCGCGGCATGAACCTCGGCGCGGACGACTACCTGCCCAAACCCTTCACCCCGCAGGACCTGACCACCGCCATCGACGCCCGGCTACGCCGCGCCGGCCTGACCCTGCAGGGCGAGAGCGGCATGCAGGCCAAGGGCCTGGGCACCGCGCAGGTCGTCTGGAAGGGCGGCGCCGTGTCCTGGGTCAGCCGCAAGGCCCTCGAACTGTTCTTCTACCTGCTGGAACACAAGGAAGTCACCAGCTGGGAAGCCGCCGAGGCCCTCTGGCCCGAGAAGGACGAGGCGCGCGCCAGCAGCCTGTTCCACACCACCCTGCACCGCCTGCGCCGCAGCCTGAGCAACGAGGCGGTCGTCAGCGCCAACCGCCGCTACGCCCTGGCCAGCGACCTGAACCCCGAATACGACGTGCAACGCTTCGAACTGCTCGCCGCGCAGGCCGAACAGGGCAGCCTGGGCCTCGAGGAACTCCGGGAACTCGTCACGCAGTACGGCCACTACCTGCCCGGCACCGACAGCCCCTGGGCCGACGACGTCCGCTCCCGCCTCGAACAGAAACAACTCAGCCTGCTCGGCGTGGCCGCCCGCGCCGCCACCGAAGCCGGACGCGACCGCGACGCCGCGCAGTTCCACCAGCGCGCCCTGGCCATCGACCCCATGAGCGAACCCGACTGGCAGGGCCTCGCCCGCGCGCTCGACACCATCGGCGACCCCCGCGCCCGCCTCGCCGCGCAACGCGAAGCGTGGTGGGCCGTCGACCTCGACTGA
- a CDS encoding amidohydrolase produces MTQPLTVIHARTLTLDDTRPEVQAVLVGGGRVLAAGSREELGALAPRARVLDHRDLLLTPGLAEAHLHLVTYGFSLSEVPLHGARSVAEVQARVAQRVMNTPPGTWIRGGGFLLSELGLNGYPSAALLDEVSPHHPVLLYSRDLHLSWANSAALRLAGIHDGTPDPEGGRIVRPLGCLLEHASDLVARAIPVPSEAQYLAAARAGADDLAARGYVSAHTMAFEPVEAPRALQTLAQRGELPLRVWACLPHDRLGHARALGLARTPGGLFQWGGVKFFADGALGSRTAWLHAPGFADGSGTGMPLDPPELIADLGREAIELGLTPVTHAIGDRANTEVLNAYDRLRPHAEARGIRLRVEHAQHLRAEDIPRFRGLTASVQPIHLQADGPMIRDLMPHLESLSYAFRSLKDAGAILAFGSDAPVAPPEYRANFAAAITRVDDSGQRLAPAEALTELDVLHAHTRGPALAAGWDDEGIIRPGARAAFTLWDRLGGNAKALVL; encoded by the coding sequence ATGACGCAGCCGCTGACCGTGATTCACGCCCGGACCCTGACGCTCGATGACACCCGGCCGGAGGTGCAGGCCGTGCTGGTGGGGGGCGGGCGGGTCCTGGCGGCCGGGTCGCGCGAGGAACTGGGGGCGCTGGCGCCGCGCGCGCGGGTGCTGGATCACCGGGACCTGCTGCTCACGCCGGGGCTGGCGGAGGCGCACCTGCATCTGGTCACGTACGGGTTCTCGCTGTCCGAGGTGCCGCTGCACGGGGCGCGCAGTGTCGCGGAGGTGCAGGCGCGCGTGGCGCAGCGCGTGATGAACACGCCGCCCGGCACCTGGATTCGCGGCGGGGGCTTCCTGCTCTCGGAGCTGGGTCTGAACGGGTACCCGTCGGCGGCATTGCTGGACGAGGTCAGCCCGCACCACCCGGTGCTGCTGTACTCGCGGGACCTGCACCTGAGCTGGGCGAACAGCGCCGCCCTGCGGCTGGCCGGCATTCACGACGGCACGCCGGACCCGGAGGGCGGGCGGATCGTGCGGCCGCTCGGGTGCCTGCTGGAGCACGCCTCGGATCTGGTCGCGCGGGCCATTCCCGTTCCCAGCGAGGCGCAGTACCTCGCGGCGGCCCGCGCCGGGGCGGATGATCTGGCCGCGCGTGGGTACGTGAGCGCGCACACCATGGCCTTCGAGCCGGTCGAGGCGCCCCGCGCCCTGCAGACGCTGGCGCAGCGCGGCGAACTGCCGCTGCGGGTGTGGGCGTGCCTGCCACACGACCGCCTCGGGCACGCCCGCGCGCTGGGACTGGCCCGCACGCCCGGCGGGCTGTTCCAGTGGGGAGGGGTGAAGTTCTTCGCGGACGGCGCGCTCGGCAGCCGCACCGCGTGGCTGCACGCCCCCGGCTTCGCGGACGGCTCCGGCACCGGCATGCCGCTCGACCCGCCGGAACTCATCGCGGACCTGGGCCGCGAGGCGATCGAACTGGGCCTGACCCCCGTCACGCACGCCATCGGGGACCGCGCGAACACCGAGGTCCTGAACGCCTACGATCGCCTGCGCCCCCACGCCGAGGCGCGCGGCATCCGCCTGCGCGTCGAGCACGCCCAGCACCTGCGCGCCGAGGACATCCCGCGCTTCCGGGGCCTGACCGCCAGCGTGCAGCCCATCCACCTGCAGGCAGACGGCCCCATGATCCGTGACCTGATGCCGCACCTGGAAAGCCTCAGTTACGCCTTCCGGTCCCTGAAGGACGCCGGGGCGATCCTCGCGTTCGGCAGCGACGCCCCGGTCGCCCCGCCCGAGTACCGCGCGAACTTCGCCGCCGCCATCACCCGCGTGGACGACAGCGGACAGCGCCTTGCTCCGGCAGAGGCCCTGACCGAACTCGACGTCCTGCACGCCCACACGCGCGGCCCCGCCCTCGCCGCCGGCTGGGACGACGAGGGCATCATCCGCCCCGGCGCCCGCGCCGCCTTCACCCTCTGGGACCGCCTCGGGGGGAACGCTAAGGCCCTGGTGCTGTAG
- a CDS encoding YebC/PmpR family DNA-binding transcriptional regulator: MAGHSKWSQIKRKKGANDKKRSAMYSKHIRAIQAAVRSGGSGDPSGNLSLKNAIAAAKSDTVPVDNIENAIKRAVGAGEGAAEFKEVTYEGYGPGGTAILIEALTDNVNRTVADIRAVFNKRGGSLGTSGSVAWQFEKKGILLLTDTSEQAQETAIEHGAEDIQESEEGLAISTGPNDLYAVQDALIAAGFSIENAQVDMVPSNTVAVAGDDARKLLVLIDALEELDDVQNVYSNADLPDDEE, from the coding sequence ATGGCCGGTCACAGCAAATGGTCGCAGATCAAGCGCAAGAAAGGCGCGAACGACAAGAAACGCAGCGCGATGTACTCCAAGCACATCCGCGCCATTCAGGCCGCCGTCCGCTCCGGCGGCAGCGGCGACCCCAGCGGCAACCTCAGCCTGAAAAACGCCATCGCCGCCGCCAAGAGCGACACGGTCCCGGTCGACAACATCGAGAACGCCATCAAACGCGCCGTCGGGGCCGGTGAAGGCGCCGCCGAATTCAAGGAAGTCACGTACGAAGGCTACGGCCCCGGCGGGACAGCCATCCTGATCGAGGCGCTCACCGACAACGTGAACCGCACCGTCGCCGACATCCGCGCCGTGTTCAACAAGCGCGGCGGCAGCCTCGGCACCAGCGGCTCTGTGGCGTGGCAGTTCGAGAAGAAAGGCATCCTGCTCCTGACCGACACCAGCGAGCAGGCGCAGGAAACCGCCATCGAACACGGCGCCGAGGACATCCAGGAATCCGAGGAAGGCCTGGCCATCAGCACCGGCCCGAACGACCTGTACGCCGTGCAGGACGCCCTGATCGCCGCCGGGTTCAGCATCGAGAACGCCCAGGTGGACATGGTCCCCAGCAACACGGTCGCCGTCGCCGGTGACGACGCCCGCAAACTGCTCGTCCTGATCGACGCCCTCGAAGAACTCGACGACGTGCAGAACGTCTACAGCAACGCCGACCTCCCCGACGACGAGGAGTGA
- a CDS encoding sugar phosphate nucleotidyltransferase, protein MKGLILAAGRGSRLLPISATRAKHAVPVAGVPIIARAVQSLRDAGIHDIGIVCSPSSETDLRDATQHSGHLTFIRQREALGTGHAVLSARAFLEHQPTLLYLGDNLFEDRLTPLIGTLRDADAVIGVKQVPNPQAYGVAIVKNGRLIRLVEKPRKPESNLAACGVFSFRPSLLDHVQDLLPSDRGEIEFPQALSALMAQGGQVRAVEFTGFWSDAGAPDDLLTANLHFLSHLQPRIEGRVDRSVVSGPVVIEAGAAVEDSVITGPVWIGPHALVRGATIGPGVSIGAHARVDSARVHASLIDDFARILHPTQPIVRSLIGRHALVTAPSDTGLQMVIGDRSVMRM, encoded by the coding sequence ATGAAAGGTCTGATTCTCGCCGCCGGGCGCGGCAGCCGCCTGCTTCCCATCAGCGCGACACGCGCCAAGCACGCCGTTCCCGTGGCGGGCGTCCCCATCATTGCGCGGGCCGTGCAGTCCCTGCGGGACGCCGGCATTCACGACATCGGCATCGTGTGCAGTCCGTCCAGCGAGACGGACCTGCGCGACGCCACGCAGCACAGCGGCCACCTGACCTTCATCCGGCAGCGCGAGGCGCTCGGCACCGGGCACGCCGTCCTGAGCGCCCGCGCCTTCCTGGAACACCAGCCGACGCTGCTGTACCTCGGGGACAACCTCTTCGAAGACCGCCTGACCCCCCTGATCGGCACGCTGCGCGACGCGGACGCCGTGATCGGGGTCAAGCAGGTCCCGAACCCGCAGGCGTACGGCGTGGCCATCGTGAAGAACGGCCGCCTGATCCGGCTGGTGGAAAAACCCCGCAAACCCGAGAGTAACCTCGCGGCGTGCGGCGTGTTCAGTTTCCGCCCGTCGCTGCTCGACCACGTGCAGGACCTGCTGCCCAGCGACCGGGGCGAGATCGAGTTCCCGCAGGCCCTGAGCGCCCTGATGGCGCAGGGCGGGCAGGTCCGCGCCGTGGAATTCACGGGCTTCTGGAGTGACGCCGGCGCGCCCGACGACCTGCTGACCGCGAACCTGCACTTCCTGTCGCACCTGCAACCCCGCATCGAGGGCCGCGTGGACCGCAGCGTCGTGAGCGGCCCGGTCGTGATCGAGGCGGGCGCGGCCGTCGAAGACAGCGTCATCACGGGACCCGTCTGGATCGGCCCGCACGCGCTGGTACGCGGCGCGACCATCGGGCCGGGCGTGAGCATCGGCGCGCACGCCCGCGTGGACAGCGCCCGCGTACACGCCAGCCTGATCGACGATTTCGCGCGCATCCTGCACCCCACCCAGCCGATCGTGCGCAGCCTGATCGGCCGTCACGCCCTGGTCACCGCGCCCAGCGACACCGGCCTGCAGATGGTCATCGGGGACCGCAGCGTCATGCGGATGTGA